ACTTTTAAccaagtaaaagatctgagtacttcttccaccactgcatattagttttaaatgttttaacagtcCAAGTTAACATACTTGTGGTTCTTaaaataatcatgttttttccttACTGCAGAGTATTGATGGCTAATATAAGTGAGGATATGGCCAATGAAGATCTAAACAATGTGAAATTCTTGTTAAGCAACACATTACCCCGCGAGAAGATAGAAAAGGCCAAGGTGAGACTCAAGTTTGGTTTCGTTTTCACTTACTCAATTCCAAATTcttgtgtgtgtaggaggggaGTTTTGGTGTACTgtcccaaaaatgtcaaaggCTCACTTCTTGTTCTACATAACACAACAATTTTAACTTCCATTCATTCTgacttccccctctctcttctgtgaCAGAATTTCCTGGATGTGATCATTGAACTGGAGAAGCTGGATATAGTTTCAGCTGAAAGAGTCGACTTTGTAGAGGACTGTTTGCAAGACATCGGCAGGCTCGACCTAGCCAAAAAACTGACTGCGTACAAGATGTCAGGTGAGTTACTTTAACCTTTTTAATACGGAATGGCTCAAGTTTGTAAGGAGTTTATGAATCGCCAAGATGAAAATCATCtttgacaaaatgtgaaaagcaTGTTCTCAAGTGAGCAAACTGTGAGGTTTGTAACATttgcactgtacacacagtgcatgtgaaatatgaaatgtttataCTTTCTTTAGACAGGAAAATGttaactgaaaatgaatgaatgatggtTCACAACACATGACTGCTGGCAGCTGACAAGTtccaaagaaaaatgtaatagCTGAATATCACATCCTCTACATAGTtcccaaaacaaagaaaagaaagaaaaacatgtttcacacaTTGAAACCCAAAATTAAAGCCACCTGTACAACACATTTTTTCGCAGTGACCACATACTCTGACAATGCAAAGGTGTATTTCGGCATGTTCCAACAAAAAGtaatagtttttttctttcccagaaTATGACATAAAgcataatataaaacaaaatgcatttcattttctgtttcatttaacTCACATAACTGACAAAACACATCTTAATACCAGCATAACGTCCAGTTTACAGATGTAATGGTAAGATACCATACCTCAGTTGGACACAGATATACTTGCCCTTTGGGCAGATTCAATTTTACACAATTTTCAGTACTAAACTCTGTATTTATTAAACCATATGTTATAAGTTTCAGCTTATTCCAGGTCTCATTGTTCCATCTTACTTTTATACAACTAAAAACCTAACCTTAATCAAACcaatattaacattttctttcatctgctTCCCATGACTGTAACTTTTGATATTAAATGTGCACTTGCCCAAGGAACACATATCTATGTCCCACATGAGGAGTTTTTTGCGCAGGCTTGATCAAGTTTATTGTATGTGAAGATACAGAACGTCTGTTTGCTCTGTCTGTGTACACAGTTGGAGCATCTGAACAACATTCATCTCAACAACAAAGGTTCAGAGCTCATGTGAGTACGACAGAGTACAACAgttaatatttactgtattcatTTACTCTCTCATAAAACTAATACTGAAACATCTTCTCCTCAGTTTCCATTCCCCCCTTCAAATAGTTCCAACCCTGTACAACAAACAAGACGAGGACCGTCCTTCCACAGTGGTAAGACAGGCTACTTATTAGCAAATTATAATAACTGTGCCAGAGATACTGTAAGCAAATATTATTTCAGATGGAGCTTTACAGCTACccaatgaaaacagctggaaagcCCCAGGTCATTCATTGTCTTTCACTTTGCTATTCATATTACCGTATTTACCCTTTGTCACCAGCCACTGAAAACATACCAGCGCCTGTATACAGAGAGCAGAACCGTCAGGTAAGGTTTTCACTCACTATTAAACAGAGTTGGAAGAAGAACTCAGAtcctttgcttaagtaaaagttctAATACTACACTGTGAAACTTACTTCACTACAAAAGTCCTGCAatcaaaaccttacttaagtaaaagtaaataattattatgagcaaaatgtacttaaagtatcaaaagtaaaagtactcattggGCAGAAAATgctccctgtcagtgttttactattatatataatatttctggattaatattactgctgcattgaTGTGtaaattgcattttattgctgtagatgtttatgGTTGCGCTAATTGTACTACTCTATATACTATTGGGTAATTTAATCTACAGCactgcatcatattctataataTCATTATGTGTTTGTAGCGACGCTGTCCTTGTACCATGTATCACTAAGAAGTCCActtcatgagctcagaaaagcaaccctgttttcagtttgtgacgatgcattttccAACTAATCGAaggtgttttatttagtttagaagtaggagaattttctcaacccataaaggaacacttcatCCTTACTACAATTCCATTCCTatatttttgagtgtgtttgattAGTAAAAGGCATGTTTGAaacttatttgctttttcttttgcattacAGAGTCAACTAGATTGGTATAAATTTAACACTAATCCCAGAGGAGTTTGTGTTATCATAGACTGCGTGGGTAATGATGGAGGTGAGAGACAAAACACTTTCTAGCTACAGTCCAAGAGTAAGAAGTATTGAGATCcattacttaagtacaagtactaatgccagtgtagaaatactccattacaagtgaaagtcctgcatttaaactTCTGcatcctacttaagtaaaagtacaaacgTAAGATCAGGAAAaggtacttaaagtatcaaaagtaaaatgactcgttctgcagaaaaatggcccttGACTGccatattattgtatattacatagtagattgttaatactgatgcatccatgtgtaagcagcattttactgttgaagtggagctagttttaactattttatacaCAGTAAGGTAGTTTAGTCAACCTAGGGGttgggcccctccaaagggtcacatgTTAAAgctgaggggttgtgagatgattaacaggagaggaaagaagaaaaaacagaagaacaacaagttctgctacacaaatttgtattaattgtttggacttttctcttatctttgcttttttttaaatagtaaataactttaataaatgttttttttaccctcaaatagttatttaaatgaaaccatgagaagtttagaggggaaatgtctttTTGGTGCAACTGCAACTCATAGAAATTGGTTTCCAACTAGACGGTGTGTTTTTGTAAGGACTAATCTTTAACAAGTTGTATTTCATAAGCTTATCACAcgtgtttttatgttaaatattaatctgaaaactaactagtaactatagcaatgaaataaatgtagtggagtacaatatttgcccctaggaaatactcaagtaaagcacaagtacctcaaaattgtactttattgtacagtatttgagtaaatgtacttcctTACATGCACCactgaaaaaatatgtttgatttgaattagagctgaaacaattagtcaattaatccactagtcgatcgacagaaaattcaTCTACAACTACTTTGATAGTTGATAAATTGTTTTAGTAATTTATCAAtgcttgtttctgttctttgtCTCAGGTGATagaaactgaatatatttgggtttcaGACTGTTGGTAGTTAGTAGCAGCCATAGTCTGattttttcatttatctttttagTGATGTATTATGAGGGTAAAACTTAAATTCTGGTTTCATCTTTCCTCGCTCACTCAGACATGATGGAGCAGACATTTAAGGCTCTTCACTTCAAGGTGGTCGTCTACAAATGGCTGAATGTGGAGGACACTGTTTCAGCCCTCACAGGGAtattcagacagagagagaacctCGAAGGTGACGGCTTTATCTGTTGCATCATTAGCCGCGGGACGACGAATCACCTCCTGGGTACAGACTCGTACAGTCCAGGTCTACATCTGGACACTGTCAGACGTCTTTTCACTGCTGATGCATGCCCCATGCTGACAGGCAAGCCCAAACTCTTCTTCATCCAGAGGTACAGTGTCCCCGAGTTCCAGCCCCATGCCACGATGCACCACCGGGATGAGGACCTGGAGACAGATGGGTGTGATGGGCCATCCAGATGTGATATGATCCCCACAGATGCAGATGTGTTCTGGAGTCACTGCTGGACAGATGAACGTCAACTGGAGCAAGGACACCATCGCTCCATTTACCTGAAGACACTGACAGACGCCTTACACAAAGGCCAAAGGAGGTACAGGCAAACACTCGACAGTTTCCATATAACCTAAAGACTGTAAAAGCTCTAGACtaaactgttgtttgtgttctgacaggaaaacacaccTTGTTGATGTTCATACCGAGGTGAATGGGGCCATCTTTGAACATAACAAGAGGAATCCTGGCGCACACTACCACATCGATCTGAAACATACTCTGCGGAAAGATCTTTTCTTACAATAGAGCAATACTTCATCACCAGCAATACTTCCTGCCACAAATTAATGTAGCACATACCTTGCCAGagaagaaccttttttttttactgtgtatatAGCGACACCTACTGGTTGTATTAACTCCAAACATTGAAGATGAAgcaaaacatatatattaatataaccTATATAtaaactacatatatatattttaactgttttgtaaCAGACATACAAATGTACATGcagaacaaaataataattattataataataataataataataataataataaacaaacaaacagcacaccCAATCAGAACCTCGCAATAGAAACAAATGTCAATTCAtgcaagacaaaaaacaaacgtTATAGAGTAATATAAAGCACATAAAGACTGTTTTAATCATACACaacttactgtaaatgtaatcatatgtaactaattttcttttttgaagaAGTAATGTGAATGGCCTTTTTCTTGCCTCATACAGCGCAGCTAAAACAGGAATGTTACccatatatttttaaaatgtttttattatatgtatcacttttttttattatgaagtaAACACTATATTTgatcgatctatctatctatctatctatctatctatctatctatctatttatctatctaattcaattcaattcaaattagCTTTATTGGCATtggaaatgtttacatttacattgcaaaagcaagtgtgaaataaaaacattgtgatTTTGCTGTTGGAAATATatacaaagtaaaaaataacttaaaatataaaaaaaaaatctatgtactacttattgtatttgtattattgatttttcattttttttactcacaTTCTGTAACTTGTTTTAGAAAAACATGGCATATAATTTAagttactattattattaatattaacataGTTTCCATTGTGGGCAACTAgcataatttcacatttaagtgTAATTTTAATACAAACAATAGTAAAGTAATTCAACaatgtattcaaaataaaaaatgtattcttcaATTCAAGATATGTATGCCTTTACCTTCAATATGTTTTCACAATAAGACTTACTTATCACCCCTGGGATCAACAAATTGTGTATTTCTGGGCATAGGCGAACTAGGCGGTCGCCTAGGGCGCCACCTGCCGGAGGGGGCACCGCTCCAagccttcagaaaaaaaaaatgttattaatgttataatgtttgccGTGTATGcgcgcgcgggggggggggcaaaatcaTAATCTCGCCTAGGGCACCAAAATGGCTAGGGCCGGCACtggtgtattttgtgtttggctattttctttcattgtaaGCATTTCTGTTATCTTAATACTTACGTTTGCTACAGTACAATAAAGTTGTAGAACAATGTTTGAAATATAATGACCAGTATGTTGATGTGGGTCACATGATGTTCAATGTCAGCATAATTTGAGTTCAGGAGGCAGGACCACATTTGATAACAGGATGCTGACTCCTCCTAGCCTCCAGTCATGACTTTGACAGGATCTGCTCTTATTTGGGCTTTGCTTTTTGCaacccccctccacctccactttcTCTTTATATGGCAGTTTGTTGAATTCAGTAGATGATTTCATGTTCACTttaaaatatctatatttaaatatttaataataatatttaaagtGTTGCCTTACAGTGGCCTTATGCGCTCTTCAGCTGACATTGTCTTTGAGTTTCTGGCCTTATGCGCTCTTCAGCTGACATTGTCTTTGAGTTTCTGCACTTGAACTTGAACACTTGAACACTAATTTCTTTCACGACTTCCACTTAAATTGACACTTATTGCTCAGATCATCACCGACACTTCAACTCACCTttcaacactttcatttcaccTGATACGGTGGCCTATTTCAGCTTCACCCAGCGCTTACTCTTAAACTGAAACTTTAATTCCTCTCAGCACTTTCATTTCAACTGAAATGCCTCAGCTTCACCCCGCACTTACACTTAAATTGATACTTCAACTTCATTCAGTGCTTATACTTAAATTGAtacttcaactcctttcagcaCTTCCCTTTTAACAGctataaatatttgtattttaactatttcaaatgtttcaactgcAACATGTCAGCAGTAAGCATGAAATGTAGCCATTTCTAGTTGTAAATATAGCATCCTTATAGCGACTTTTGAATACTTTCTAGTATACCGGCCACAGTATGAAGATATTTTTGTGCTTTGGGAGTGCCATTAGCCGGATGATAATTCAATGCTATCTTTACAATACaaaccatatat
This window of the Enoplosus armatus isolate fEnoArm2 chromosome 11, fEnoArm2.hap1, whole genome shotgun sequence genome carries:
- the LOC139292609 gene encoding CASP8 and FADD-like apoptosis regulator isoform X1 — encoded protein: MAHPDQHQLQAINEIAEALCSGERRRLFYLCESWDTDNTVACLKEMLKSKLMCYERDHLFLTELMLQLRRFDILRKVCKTSREEVERNLKCRQVLPRFRVLMANISEDMANEDLNNVKFLLSNTLPREKIEKAKNFLDVIIELEKLDIVSAERVDFVEDCLQDIGRLDLAKKLTAYKMSVGASEQHSSQQQRFRAHFPFPPSNSSNPVQQTRRGPSFHSATENIPAPVYREQNRQSQLDWYKFNTNPRGVCVIIDCVGNDGDMMEQTFKALHFKVVVYKWLNVEDTVSALTGIFRQRENLEGDGFICCIISRGTTNHLLGTDSYSPGLHLDTVRRLFTADACPMLTGKPKLFFIQRYSVPEFQPHATMHHRDEDLETDGCDGPSRCDMIPTDADVFWSHCWTDERQLEQGHHRSIYLKTLTDALHKGQRRKTHLVDVHTEVNGAIFEHNKRNPGAHYHIDLKHTLRKDLFLQ
- the LOC139292609 gene encoding CASP8 and FADD-like apoptosis regulator isoform X2 — its product is MAHPDQHQLQAINEIAEALCSGERRRLFYLCESWDTDNTVACLKEMLKSKLMCYERDHLFLTELMLQLRRFDILRKVCKTSREEVERNLKCRQVLPRFSNTLPREKIEKAKNFLDVIIELEKLDIVSAERVDFVEDCLQDIGRLDLAKKLTAYKMSVGASEQHSSQQQRFRAHFPFPPSNSSNPVQQTRRGPSFHSATENIPAPVYREQNRQSQLDWYKFNTNPRGVCVIIDCVGNDGDMMEQTFKALHFKVVVYKWLNVEDTVSALTGIFRQRENLEGDGFICCIISRGTTNHLLGTDSYSPGLHLDTVRRLFTADACPMLTGKPKLFFIQRYSVPEFQPHATMHHRDEDLETDGCDGPSRCDMIPTDADVFWSHCWTDERQLEQGHHRSIYLKTLTDALHKGQRRKTHLVDVHTEVNGAIFEHNKRNPGAHYHIDLKHTLRKDLFLQ